A section of the Polyangiaceae bacterium genome encodes:
- a CDS encoding tetratricopeptide repeat protein has protein sequence MSPARWLVGAVGVFALGLTASPAHALDAAVAKGRAEAEIRAVNGSTSKIQAAIKKAKQIHGVSVAKRIAAGDLLLRTKDYERAIRELSKVLELGRQGKATPAEIADAEFLLADGYFQSNQLLSARRHYRDIIDHGTEPAYSAYAGRSLSRLVDVALRTDDLDSLDDVFARMSKLPNSDSTGSLQYARGKAYFAKRQFDQARSALATVASGSDYDHQSKYLTGAILVKEAAPEPPAQPAPDAVPEAGSAQPAEPAPRDRYAKAIEAFRKVTQLTPDSERHRHVIDLAWMAIGRLFYESDSYLDSAEAYSHVDRRSPEFTTMLYELAWVYVRLGDYQRAERALEVLAIADPKSLEFADGSLLRADLMLRSGKFEKALTLYNSVRNQFDPIREQVDRFLKTTTDPAVYYDKLVDEQTEVDGGGELPPLAIEWAREASEGDRVFSVIDDVSRSRELIRDSRKLATKLNVVLSSSTRAKAFPELKAGMEESLALLNRISLARGDLARGLEDVNDSALSGEIGSVRAKRRALMKRLGWLPKNEGDFAKREVSGEAQWNKVSQKLQQLTIAADGLQAVINGLKRVMKDADKHGVVQDPESRKRFEAEIAANERDLKLYRKRIKQYREAIEMGRAQIGFGDQRYVDDANVRREFRTLLTREVQLAAQGQAGSGSQSYAKSLLPVLASAERAEKSLEDAYAKLDKEVDEQTRGLQKKLADEVANVERYAEQLESLDQQARLLVGEVAMKNFGLVRDRLKNIVLRADTGIVQHAWEVREEARSRVINLQRERSREESNLNDELREVIDDAGDDE, from the coding sequence GGCTGCGATCAAGAAAGCCAAGCAGATCCACGGCGTTTCCGTGGCGAAACGCATCGCCGCGGGCGACCTGCTGCTCCGCACCAAGGACTATGAGCGCGCGATCCGCGAACTCAGCAAGGTGCTTGAGCTGGGGCGTCAAGGCAAGGCGACCCCCGCGGAGATCGCGGATGCGGAGTTCTTGTTGGCTGATGGCTATTTTCAGTCAAACCAGCTTCTTTCCGCACGGCGACACTACCGGGACATCATCGATCACGGCACGGAGCCCGCTTATTCCGCCTACGCCGGTCGCTCGCTCAGCCGGCTGGTGGACGTCGCTCTCCGCACCGACGATCTGGACTCGCTGGACGACGTCTTTGCCCGTATGAGCAAGCTGCCCAACTCGGACTCGACGGGCAGTTTGCAGTACGCGCGCGGGAAGGCGTACTTCGCCAAGCGCCAGTTCGATCAGGCTCGCTCTGCCCTCGCCACGGTCGCCTCGGGATCGGACTATGACCACCAGTCGAAGTACCTGACGGGTGCGATCTTGGTTAAGGAGGCAGCTCCTGAGCCACCGGCACAGCCTGCGCCGGATGCTGTTCCTGAAGCGGGAAGCGCTCAGCCAGCCGAGCCGGCACCTCGAGATCGCTACGCCAAGGCCATCGAGGCGTTCCGCAAAGTCACCCAGCTGACCCCTGATTCGGAGCGCCACCGACACGTAATCGACCTCGCGTGGATGGCGATCGGGCGCCTGTTCTACGAGAGCGACAGCTATCTCGACTCGGCTGAGGCCTACAGTCACGTTGACCGCCGCAGCCCCGAGTTCACCACCATGCTCTATGAGCTCGCGTGGGTGTACGTCCGCCTCGGCGACTACCAGCGAGCTGAACGCGCGCTGGAGGTGTTGGCGATTGCTGACCCTAAGAGCCTCGAGTTCGCGGACGGCTCTCTCTTGCGAGCGGACCTGATGTTGCGCTCTGGCAAGTTCGAAAAGGCACTCACGCTCTACAACAGCGTACGCAACCAGTTCGATCCAATCCGCGAGCAGGTGGACCGCTTCCTGAAGACCACCACCGATCCGGCCGTCTACTACGACAAGCTCGTGGACGAACAAACCGAAGTGGATGGTGGAGGCGAACTCCCACCGCTCGCCATCGAGTGGGCTCGCGAGGCCTCCGAAGGTGATCGCGTGTTCTCCGTGATCGACGATGTGAGTCGGAGCCGCGAACTCATCCGCGATAGCCGCAAGCTCGCGACCAAGCTGAACGTGGTGCTTTCCTCCAGCACTCGCGCAAAGGCGTTCCCGGAGCTGAAAGCAGGGATGGAGGAGTCTCTGGCGCTCCTCAACCGCATCTCACTCGCGCGGGGCGATCTGGCCCGCGGATTGGAAGATGTCAACGACTCCGCACTGAGCGGAGAAATCGGCTCAGTCCGCGCAAAGCGTCGTGCTTTGATGAAGCGTCTGGGGTGGCTACCCAAGAACGAGGGCGACTTCGCCAAGCGAGAGGTTTCCGGTGAGGCCCAGTGGAACAAAGTCTCGCAGAAGCTTCAGCAGCTCACCATCGCAGCTGACGGCCTTCAAGCCGTGATCAACGGGCTCAAGCGCGTCATGAAAGACGCGGACAAGCACGGCGTCGTGCAGGACCCCGAGAGCCGGAAGCGATTCGAGGCCGAAATCGCCGCAAACGAGCGTGACCTAAAGCTCTATCGCAAGCGGATCAAGCAGTACCGTGAGGCAATAGAAATGGGGCGCGCGCAGATCGGGTTCGGTGATCAGCGGTACGTTGATGACGCAAACGTCCGCCGGGAGTTCCGCACTCTGCTCACTCGCGAGGTACAGCTCGCGGCTCAGGGGCAGGCTGGCTCTGGATCACAGAGCTACGCCAAGTCGCTGCTGCCGGTCCTGGCCAGCGCGGAACGTGCAGAGAAGAGCCTGGAAGACGCGTACGCGAAGCTCGACAAGGAAGTGGACGAGCAAACCCGCGGGCTTCAGAAGAAGCTGGCGGACGAAGTCGCGAACGTCGAACGCTACGCTGAGCAACTCGAGTCGCTGGACCAGCAGGCACGCCTGTTGGTCGGCGAAGTAGCAATGAAGAACTTCGGATTGGTGCGGGATCGGCTCAAGAACATCGTTCTTCGAGCGGACACCGGTATTGTGCAGCACGCTTGGGAGGTCCGAGAGGAAGCGCGCAGTCGCGTCATCAACCTCCAGCGTGAGCGTTCCCGTGAGGAATCGAACCTCAACGATGAACTCCGGGAAGTGATTGATGACGCAGGAGACGATGAATGA